Part of the Kordiimonas pumila genome is shown below.
ACTGCCGGCAAGGAACTTGAACGAGGGCGGTATCCGCTCGCAACACGTGTATAAATTGATATTTCCTCTGCGGGGCGATACCGCGCTGAAAACAAATAAGTATCCACGGTACTGTTAGAAGAGGGAAGTATCTCATTTGATTCCCCCACCAAAACGCCCGATCCACCCGCAACAAGATCTACACTGTTGTGACTTAGTCGCATCCCTGCAGTCACATCAAAATTATCGGAGATATAATAAGTTACATCAGCGAAAGCCGCATATTCCTCGTACTTAGACGGAAAGCCAACATTAGCAAGATTCAAGGCAGGTGTCGCTTGAAGCGATTGGAAATTCTCAGTATCTTCATTAGTGTAATAAAGACCTGCAATCCATTCAAATGCCCCCATACGCTCAGATGTCAAACGCACTTCCTGGACATATTTTTTTGAACTGGCCGCACTGGTAAAATCAACCGCTGTTGTGGTCCCAGGTGCCCGTCCGTCAAGCAGGTCTGCCAAATCAGCAAAAAGAGCCGTATAGTCATTAACGCCGGCGACTTCATATTTCACATAACTTGTTGTGGAAGAAGCCTCCCCCCATCCCAAATCATAACTAATTGAGCCGGTTGCAATTTCATAATCGATAGAATTATCACCAACCGCATCAATGGTTGCATAGTCACCAACCAGCCCTTCATCCGTCGTTGGGCCAGCAAGATAAACAGCGCCCAACAATGGGTAGTCCGTTTTCTGCTTAAGATACTTTAACCGGATCTCTAATGCTTCGGTTGGCTTAAAGATCACATCCGCGGCGTAACCATAAACCTCAGCACCATCTACATCTTCTGTCACATCACCTGTGCCAAGGTCGGCATAATCAACATACCCACCAATGTCACGGTAGAAGCTAGACAGTGTCAAACCCAGCTTGCCTTCAACTATTGGCATGCTCACACGCCCGTTATAGGTCTGGCTCCATTCACCATCCTTTGTCGTAGAGGCATCAGCACCAGCAGACGCCCTGAACTCCTCCAATGCAGGATCACGGGATATATAACGCATCATCCCGCCAACAGACGTCGCGCCGTAAAGCGTGCCTTGCGGGCCCTTAATAATCTCGATCCGTTCGATATCCATCAGCATGGCATCAAAGAAAACACTGCTGCCCTTTGCAAAGCCAGTACTTGTGGACACTGGCGTGTCATCAAGATAAACACCAAAAACAGGAGTTTCCTGTGATTGCGACACACCACGAGCCGTAACACTGCCTTGACCAATAACACCTTGATCCGAGTATGAAACGCCTGCCGTATAATCAAAAATAGCGCCAACACCCTTAAAGCCCTTAACCGTAAAGTCACTTGGGTCTATAGCTGTTACCGCTGCGGGAACATCCTGCAGGTTTTGTTCACGGCGACCTGCCGTTACGACAATTTCTTCAAACACAAAGTCATTACCTGAACCAGTGCTTTGTGCATAAAGCGCTGGTGCACTGGTTATGGCTATTGATGACACTGCCCCTAGCAGTGCGTATTTACGCATAATGTTCTTTGACATTATTTCCTCCCTCATGTGGTTTTCAGTTGGTGTAATATTGATAGTCACGGGCAATCGTTTGCAGGTGGGTTTTTCACAAGGCCTCTACCAGAAAGAATTCCTGTCGGTTCCCCATTTTCTAGTTCAATTTTCCCATTAACAATCACATGCTGAACGCCTGTGGAAAGTAATGTGGATTCCTTATAGGTAGCGATCGGCTGATATGATTTTGTGTCGATAACGACAATGTCTGCAAAGTATCCTGGCTTAAGATAGCCACGGCCCTTAAGGCCTAAAGTATCTGCAACGAACCCGCTTGATCTATGAACAAATTGCTCTGGTGTAAGGGTTTTTTCACCTACAACATAGTTGGTCCACAGTCTCGGATAACTGGCATATCCACGTGGGTGCCCACCGTCTGCGCCCCCATCACTTGACGTCATGACCCAAGGCTCTGGCATAACTTTTTTAATATCTGTTTCCTCCATCACAAACACCGCAATAGAGACCTCTGCGCTATGCTTTAGGATACGAATACTGGCATCAACTGCATCCACGGCCCACATGGCGGCTATATCCGAAAGAAACATGCCCACAATTTCAGGCTGTGCGGGCACGTCACTAATCATGATTTTATCAGCCAGCCTGTATACCAGCGCGCTATCTGCCTTAATTTTTGCGACATCCGCAGCGTTTTCAAAGCGCTTCAACATCGCATTTCGGCCACCGTCCTGAACCCACCGCGGCATTGCAACCGAGACAAGCCCGGTATTTGCGGCAGACCAAGGATATTGATCCGCGGTTACGGCTTGGCCATTTGCGCGTGCCTCTTCAATAAGGCTAATAAGCTGGCCAATAGTTTCGCCGCTTGGGTCAGACAGCCCGGTTACCTTGATATGTGCGATATGAAGAGGGGCGCCACTTTCTTCACCAATCCGAATGGCTTCTTTCAAAGATTTATAGACACCGACTGAGCTATTCCCTTCATCCCTTTGGTGAGTATCGTAAATACCGCCACGTTTTCCTGCCTCTTTCGCTAATGCGATCACCTCGTTAATTGATGCATAGCTTTGGGGTGCATAGAAAAGGCCTGTAGAAAAACCCAGTGCTCCGTCACACATGCCGTTAGCCACCAGTTCTTTCATTTTCTGTAATTCATCCGGGGTTGGGGATTTATCATACTCCCCCAAGACACTCATTCTAACAGGGCCAAACCCAACATAACTGGCAAAATTCTGGCCAACACCTTGACGTTCGGCTGTGGCCCTTTGCTCTTTGATAGCAA
Proteins encoded:
- a CDS encoding TonB-dependent receptor, which gives rise to MSKNIMRKYALLGAVSSIAITSAPALYAQSTGSGNDFVFEEIVVTAGRREQNLQDVPAAVTAIDPSDFTVKGFKGVGAIFDYTAGVSYSDQGVIGQGSVTARGVSQSQETPVFGVYLDDTPVSTSTGFAKGSSVFFDAMLMDIERIEIIKGPQGTLYGATSVGGMMRYISRDPALEEFRASAGADASTTKDGEWSQTYNGRVSMPIVEGKLGLTLSSFYRDIGGYVDYADLGTGDVTEDVDGAEVYGYAADVIFKPTEALEIRLKYLKQKTDYPLLGAVYLAGPTTDEGLVGDYATIDAVGDNSIDYEIATGSISYDLGWGEASSTTSYVKYEVAGVNDYTALFADLADLLDGRAPGTTTAVDFTSAASSKKYVQEVRLTSERMGAFEWIAGLYYTNEDTENFQSLQATPALNLANVGFPSKYEEYAAFADVTYYISDNFDVTAGMRLSHNSVDLVAGGSGVLVGESNEILPSSNSTVDTYLFSARYRPAEEISIYTRVASGYRPRSSSLPAVDPITGDNLAPPFMESDSVWSYEIGAKGSLADNMFSYDLALWKIDWSKFQTAVSINGVSVGGNAADGVSGHGFEGAFIIRPVANFTMSTNFAYSKSTLNADEPLFGGAEGDLVPNVPKWTWSVQADYGFDVASEWMANIGGGLRYVGEFETAFSNPAGEEYFSRPSQNDSRLVADMNFSISKDNLSIGLYANNLFNTRSLIGRTDYAVSVGGTSTGVFERPRTIGVNFNVDF
- a CDS encoding N-acyl-D-amino-acid deacylase family protein, yielding MNRNRLARKFTGLVLLGVGCFSSSGWAEETQKLDLLISGGAVFTGDLEPSKITDIGIVDDKIVFIGNASAAHLKAVKTLDATGMMVAPGFVDPHTHIDPEIASDSPQDRLVLRQLKQGVTTSIIGVDGSGSLAIKEQRATAERQGVGQNFASYVGFGPVRMSVLGEYDKSPTPDELQKMKELVANGMCDGALGFSTGLFYAPQSYASINEVIALAKEAGKRGGIYDTHQRDEGNSSVGVYKSLKEAIRIGEESGAPLHIAHIKVTGLSDPSGETIGQLISLIEEARANGQAVTADQYPWSAANTGLVSVAMPRWVQDGGRNAMLKRFENAADVAKIKADSALVYRLADKIMISDVPAQPEIVGMFLSDIAAMWAVDAVDASIRILKHSAEVSIAVFVMEETDIKKVMPEPWVMTSSDGGADGGHPRGYASYPRLWTNYVVGEKTLTPEQFVHRSSGFVADTLGLKGRGYLKPGYFADIVVIDTKSYQPIATYKESTLLSTGVQHVIVNGKIELENGEPTGILSGRGLVKNPPANDCP